ATAGTCTTCGTTAAAATCAACCATGGGTGCAGGACCCACCCACTTATCCCAATTGATCTCAGATGGATCGGGCATGGGCTGAGCCGGTAAGGGCTCCAGGTATTGCTGCAATTGCAGGATGCCGGCATGCACTTCCTTCATTTGCCCCAGCTTACCCTTGCGGGCGAGGTGGGCAGCCAGTTTGAAATTGGGAACACTACGACGTTGGGTTCCGGCCTGAAAGACGCGCTCGTGCTCTTTGATGTTATCATCTAACTCCTGACATTCCTGGATGTTCATGGCACAGGGCTTTTCGCAATAAATATCCTTACCGGCCCGTGCAGCGAGAATGGAGGCCGTGGTATGCCAGCGGTCACCCGTGGCGATGACGACTGCGTCAATGTCATCCCGTGACAGGACACCGGCCATGTCATTATAAGTTACGCAATCCGAGTTCCCGTAATGACGGTCGGTCTTGCGCTTGATGATTTCGCGCCGCTCCTTCTGAGGATCAGCGATGGCAACGAACTGACAGTCCTTATGCTTAAAGAAACCGTCCAGGACCTTGCGTCCTCGCGGACCCAGTCCAATGCCTCCCACGGTAATCCGATTGCTCGGAGCTACGGTTCCATCACTACCCAGCGCACTGGCAGGAATGATGGTGGGCATGCCGATCCCGGCAACCGCAGCGGTTTTTAAAAAGGTACGACGGGTAGATTTGGTACTCATAGGGTATTTATTTTAAACATTAGGGTAGTTTTCTGAATCTTCATCTTACTCTAAATCTTAATCCAGTCAAACATCACGATCCGGAGAATTGGGGCATGGTTGATAGAGAGTTATTTGGGATATTAAGATTAGGATTAAGAGTTTATAAAGCGCTGGAAGAGGTTGTGGGTGATTTGCTGAACACGTGGATCGACGCCTTGTTGAGCGACTCCATGTCTGACTGGAGTTTTGTGGCCCGGGGGGCTGGATAAACCATTGGCCCACCAGATGGTGGCGGCGTTGAAGACGATGTTGCCCTTGGGGCCGTCGTAAATGGTGGCGGTGTAATGGCCGGGATTTCTTCCGCTCATTAGTGTTTCGCCTTCTGCAACGATCTGCATACCGGGCAAAGACATCATGGGTGCTCCATGCCACTCCCAGCCGACGAGGCCTTCGATCGAATCTCCCTTCTTCATGTCGG
This genomic stretch from Opitutia bacterium ISCC 52 harbors:
- a CDS encoding Gfo/Idh/MocA family oxidoreductase; protein product: MSTKSTRRTFLKTAAVAGIGMPTIIPASALGSDGTVAPSNRITVGGIGLGPRGRKVLDGFFKHKDCQFVAIADPQKERREIIKRKTDRHYGNSDCVTYNDMAGVLSRDDIDAVVIATGDRWHTTASILAARAGKDIYCEKPCAMNIQECQELDDNIKEHERVFQAGTQRRSVPNFKLAAHLARKGKLGQMKEVHAGILQLQQYLEPLPAQPMPDPSEINWDKWVGPAPMVDFNEDYCVRGKWRNHKGLYAAWRLPEWGSHTIDLCQWAADADGTTPIEYEAVSDSLLHATYANGVKLVMRLSSRNGVGEWIEGLGTCPVRFVGDEGWVEAGDFDRIEASNPKLVASKPADQIYGTDPVHHVRNFLDCVKTREQPVCNSTAVRYGHMACFAAAISWKLGRKVTFDPKKEKFVNDAEANSLRTYQRRAGYSI